The following are encoded in a window of Euwallacea fornicatus isolate EFF26 chromosome 21, ASM4011564v1, whole genome shotgun sequence genomic DNA:
- the Roe1 gene encoding grpE protein homolog, mitochondrial, translating to MALISLRSVLKCGQSISESLIFNSRSITLSNIKLNTTEESKNPEVTSGVPPESTSAKSSVDIEKLNKQIGELTEKNSELLDKYKRSLADGENLRQRLTKQIGEAKIYGIQGFCKDLLDVADVLNKATETVPKDEITDSNPHLKGLYEGLIMTEAQLKNVFKRHGLEAVNPLNEKFNPNFHEALFQQAIEGKEPGTVVVVSKIGYKLHDRVLRPALVGVSK from the exons atggcCCTTATTAGTCTTAGAAGCGTTCTAAAATGCGGACAAAGCATATCCGAATCTTTGATATTCAACTCCAG GAGTATCACGCTGTccaatattaaattgaataccACCGAAGAAAGTAAGAACCCCGAGGTAACAAGTGGGGTTCCTCCTGAAAGTACGAGCGCAAAATCCAGTGtagatattgaaaaattaaacaaacagaTTGGTGAACTAACAGAGAAAAATTCTGAACTTTTG GATAAATACAAAAGGTCCTTAGCAGATGGAGAGAACCTCAGGCAAAGGCTAACGAAACAAATTGGGGAAGCAAAAATTTATGGGATTCAAGGGTTTTGTAAAGATCTCCTAGATGTGGCTGATGTTCTTAACAAAGCCACAGAAACTGTGCCGAAAGATGAAATTACAGACAGCAACCCTCATTTAAAGGGCTTATATGAAGGGCTGATTATGACTGAGGCACAATTAAAGAATGTTTTTAAACGACATGGTTTGGAAGCTGTGAATCCATTGAATGAAAAGTTTAACCCCAATTTCCATGAGGCTTTATTTCAACAGgcaa TCGAGGGTAAAGAACCAGGCACAGTGGTAGTAGTTTCAAAAATAGGATACAAATTACACGATAGAGTACTAAGGCCAGCTCTTGTGGGAGTTTCGAAATAA
- the Pop1 gene encoding ribonucleases P/MRP protein subunit POP1 — MSKETNAITPHPSTSNVSLPRSITLSTFTAARVKEIQAMRKSISQTFGTKMAFQKLPKHMRRRAMSHVVKRLPRRLREIHINQMKKSGIPPKSKRPSRRHRRRPLYLQADYIRRQMRVKWLNTHIWHAKRFHMVEKWGYKLPKQPCDKSFKACYRATVKHCLVQDLSYIRCIEIIGLYENLIIPLRKIVDSNTGLTFEAKSVFNGKSFGELVMFQPSLQKEDFRSAIGKIQYLWNQTTTDKKALWLFIHPSYYKQVLTVLVELFNVELSAEDTSKGVLTHYGSNDVLIRELEHEIGKFRLTGSSATDVLRSALKPVALESCSEQLRSCINNFPLESLCQQNEVFQNMLTAGFLPPNKVLSVLVKDPRLNLPKKRTKASSVDYFEQLNDQVLCTNLALSPLIDDTVRNFVTKNKVSNAKLCEMRSQCLVPESEGSMENESIIPIILLWRAGNSTTGPIGYSSGWDVICPSCWSQSLFISFIMWGGRAGGLRESESIAFENSQADILSPDTTAGEQEEIFQTRSLQEKFFRLPPNKRTNFNKYAIASPLSFNWKMLLSDWSKATCSAFSVLRDRKLLKLLQEFVTSKQRNEVVPCLPSNCLIAVRVEPINKGICSQFAVICLPLENCSEPLLESKCRDVFAHRRKALRDEHKSLLKKLRRGRKRASKLGKPITKTDVDMLRNYAMEMRKLWLPEPQTIKDSCDRPVMGFIKHGAFSFTSGNSRGLGYIAADSLKALAGLARRDRVLIRNTNSRVYRLAKLDIIID, encoded by the exons ATGTCTAAAGAAACTAACGCTATAACTCCCCATCCCTCTACCTCAAATGTTTCCTTACCTCGCAGTATCACGTTATCTACTTTTACGGCGGCTAGAGTGAAGGAAATCCAAGCCATGAGAAAATCTATTAGCCAAACTTTTGGCACGAAAATGGCTTTTCAAAAGCTGCCAAAGCATATGAGGCGCAGGGCCATGTCCCATGTAGTAAAACGGTTACCCAGGCGCCTAAGGGAGATACATATCAACCAAATGAAGAAGTCAGGAATACCTCCAAAGTCCAAAAGGCCTTCAAGAAGACATCGAAG GAGGCCACTATATCTTCAAGCTGATTATATTAGAAGGCAAATGCGAGTTAAATGGTTAAACACCCACATTTGGCATGCTAAAAG ATTTCATATGGTTGAAAAATGGGGCTATAAGCTCCCAAAGCAACCTTGTGATAAATCTTTTAAAGCCTGTTATAGGGCCACAGTTAAACATTGCCTTGTGCAGGATCTGTCCTATATCAGGTGCATCGAGATTATAGGTCTGTATGAAAATCTCATAATTCCATTGAGGAAAATCGTGGACTCAAATACTGGGCTGACTTTCGAAgctaaaagtgtttttaatg gaaaaagttTTGGAGAGCTAGTCATGTTTCAGCCAAGCTTACAGAAAGAAGATTTTAGAAGTGCAAtaggaaaaattcaatatctgTGGAATCAAACAACAACTGACAAAAAAGCTTTATGGCTTTTCATCCATCCCTCATATTATAAGCAAGTTCTAACTGTTTTGGTTGAATTATTTAACGTAGAGTTATCAGCAGAAGATACTAGCAAAGGTGTTTTGACTCATTATGGCTCAAATGATGTGTTGATTAGAGAACTTGAGCATGAAATTGGCAAATTTCGACTCACTGGATCTTCAGCCACAGATGTGTTAAGGAGTgctttaaa ACCAGTAGCTTTAGAAAGTTGTTCTGAGCAACTTCGCAGTTGCATTAACAATTTCCCTCTAGAAAGTTTATGCCAGCAAAACGAGGTGTTTCAAAACATGCTCACTGCAGGCTTTCTGCCACCCAACAAAGTTCTTTCAGTGCTTGTAAAAGATCCCAGACTTAATTTACCTAAGAAAAGAACTAAAGCTTCTTCAGTTGACTACTTTGAACAGCTAAATGACCAAGTTTTATGTACAAATTTAGCTTTGAGTCCCTTAATAGATGACACTGTTCGGAACTTTGTTACTAAGAATAAA GTATCTAATGCAAAACTATGCGAGATGCGTTCCCAATGTTTGGTTCCTGAATCTGAGGGATCAATGGAAAATGAGTCAATTATACCGATTATCTTGTTATGGAGGGCTGGAAATAGCACAACAGGACCTATTG GATACTCTAGCGGATGGGACGTAATTTGTCCCTCCTGTTGGTCTCAGtccttatttatttcatttataatgTGGGGAGGCCGTGCGGGGGGCCTCAGAGAAAGCGAATCGATAGCCTTTGAAAATTCCCAAGCAGATATTCTAAGTCCAGACACCACAGCAGGGGAGCAAGAAGAAATTTTCCAGACACGGTCACTGCAGGAGAAATTTTTTAG ATTACCACCGAACAAACGgacaaattttaacaaatatgccATTGCTTCACCTCTTTCATTTAACTGGAAAATGTTGCTTTCTGACTGGTCCAAAGCAACTTGCAGTGCTTTTTCAGTTTTACGTGATAGAAAACTCTTAAAGCTTCTACAG GAATTCGTGACATCCAAACAAAGAAATGAGGTCGTGCCATGCCTTCCTAGCAACTGTCTTATAGCTGTTAGGGTTGAGCCTATCAATAAAGGCATTTGCTCCCAATTTGCTGTGATCTGTCTGCCCTTAGAAAACTGCAGCGAACCTCTACTGGAATCAAAATGCAGAGATGTGTTTGCTCATAGACGGAAAGCTCTTCGAGACGAGCACAAAAGTTTGCTTAAAAAGCTTCGCAGAGGACGGAAAAGGGCTTCGAAGTTGGGAAAG CCTATAACAAAAACGGATGTGGATATGCTACGCAATTACGCTATGGAGATGCGTAAACTTTGGCTGCCTGAACCGCAAACCATCAAGGATTCATGTGACAGGCCTGTTATGGGGTTCATTAAACATGGGGCTTTTTCTTTTACGTCGGGAAATTCAAGGGGATTGGGTTATATAGCTGCTGATAGCCTAAAAGCTTTAGCGGGGTTGGCACGAAGAGACAGAGTGCTTATTAGAAATACGAATTCTAGGGTGTATAGGCTGGCAAAGTTAGATATAATCATTGATTAG